The genomic segment CCGAGCAACACAATAAGCAACACACTCAAAATGGCAGCGACAAAAATGTATTTCTTCTTCATGGCAAAAATTCTCCTTTATGATGCCATTATGAAGGATTCTGTAAAAAAATGGAATATAGCACGGTTTAATGGTAGGCAAAGAACAGGAAAAAGGGACAAGCAAAAAGCCTCCTGTGAGGGAGGCAATAAAGTTAGTGCCGGGTAGGGTTATCAGAGCGGCCGACAAGATAGTCAAGAGAGACATTAAAGTAATCAGCAAGAATGAGAAGAGTATCCAAGCTAGGCCGTGCAGAGCCATACTCAAAACGCTGCAAAGATACTACAGATATGCCGAGTATTTCAGAAAGCTGCTTTTGGGTAATGTTGTTCATGGTTCGCAAAGTTCTAATACGTTCACCGATTTTGCCCATAAATTTAGCCATGTCAAGCCTCCAAAGATTAAAAAATACTTGACACAACATAATGTGTAGTGTATGCTAAGAGCAGAACACAACATAATATGTAGTGTTACTAAGAAAGTGAGGGAGGGTAGTGCATAACACAAAACTTAAAGTAAAACGACAAAAAACAGGCTTGACGCAAGTGGAAGTTGCAAAGCAAGCCAATATTACTGAAACAAGCTATCAGCGTATAGAGTACGGCACGCAAAGGCCGAGTTTAAAAACCGCTATGCTGATAGCAAAAGTCCTGAACAGCACCGTGGAAGAGTTGTTCTAGGCAAAGGATAACACAGGATTAACCAAATCGTCAATTGAATGAGGGTAAGTGATGGAAAGCAAGCATTTTTTTAGAAAACCAAAAGAAAACATAGCAATAAAGTTTGCACAAACAATTGTGCAACTCGCGAACCAGGAAGGTATCAAAATCAGAGAATTAGAGAGAGCGTGCGAGCTAGCTATTCTTCATTGCCGAGAAGCCTTGGTTCCCACTCTTCAATATCCGAAAACAAACCAGGAGAATTGAGAAGTCCAATATACATTTCAGTAAAGGTTTCTGCTAAGAATGATGAGTCTTCTAAAATTTGGGGATGGTGTAGTGCTATCGGTATAGTTTTTTGGCGCAAAGCTTCGTCATATTGAGTTTTCGTATAAATTAAAGCTAAATCATAAGCAAGCTTACATGTATTCATAAGGAACCTCCTATTCAAGATATCGAACAGCATAGCTTAAGAACTATTCTAAACACAGAATAACACGGCGGCGGGTAGGCCGTCAAATGGAAAGGAGACAAGCATGGACTACGCAAAGCTAGGGCAAGCACTCATGATGTTTGTGCAGACGATTTGTTTGTTACGAATCCTGAAAAAATTGGATAAGAGATAAGACAAACCCGCCAACAGCACAAATCCAAAGAATTATGTTGGAAATTATCTTGAGAACCTTCCTAAAGCGAGAGAAAAAGAGTTTTATCTTTTCTTTCAAGCGATATGCAACATATCTTTTATAAGCCTTTTCGTTTGGCCTTATGAAAGGAAGCAAGGAATCTTTTTTCATAATACAATACCTCTCTACAATGATTTTATTATGAAGGATATTGTAAAAAAATGGAAGTAAATACAGTTTAATATCAGGCGAGAGAGCTTAAATAGGAGGAAGAAATGAAAAAGAAAAATTTTGAAGAGACACTACAAAAAATACGTGAAGGTTCTGAAGGAACGCTTAGAGGTTTTATTAACAAGGAGGCGCTGAGACTGTTTTGCGAAACCAAAGATGAAATGGTCGCAATAGAGGCGTTGAAGCTTTTAGAAAAAGGCATAGACCGATAGGCCTATGCCAGTGAAAGCTACTTGATGGAAATCTTACCATTTCCATCACCAAAAGATAATTCCGCGTTTGTGATTTCGAGAGAAGTAATTAAAGCGTTGGCTTGCTCGACTAATTCAGAATCTTTGTCAAGATTGAACCTTTCATTACAATAAAGCGTTCCAACAGAAGTCATTGCAACTAATCTGACGCTAAGTGTATTCGATTTTCTAGGTTCATCAAACCACCCGGTAAAAATTTCTTCATTAGAACCAAATACCTTTACCTGAATACCGGAAGCTTTGAAATCATTGATAACGGAACAAAATTTATCTAAACCTATGATGCGTAGCATGAAACTACCTCCTTTCCTTAAATTTTTTGTGGATAAGAAAAGGATAGCAGTATTTGTAAAAAAGTGGAAGCAACCACAATTTAATATCAAGACAAAGCGTCTAGAAAGGAGGAAAGTATGGCAAATAGAGAAGTCAACCTGAAACTGAAAATTGAACAGCTTGAGGAAATAAAAAAGTTGCTGTCCGAAATAGATGTTCTAGTAAAACAAATATTCGGACAGCATGAGAGCTAGAATTCTAATTGATTAGCAATGTATTCTTCAAAAGCACAATCGAGCATATCACTCCAAGAATTAAAGCTAGAAATGCTTCTGATATACTGGTCAAATTCTTCTTCTGGTATGGCGATAAAATCCTCTTGTGTCTCAACCTTAAAACCGCTCTTGTCTAAAAGTTCATCAAAGGAACTGAGTGATGATGTGGTTTGCAAGAATTCAGGCGTAAGGATTTCAGCCATATCAATCCCGGCAGGCGTTGAGAAATTCTCCAGTGTTTGTAAGGTAGCGCTAATAGAATCTTGAATTTCATTGATGCCCGTTATTCGTAAAGTAGTTTTTTTCATTTAATTCCTTTCATAATTTCCATTAAAGGAGGTAGTTAAAATGTACTCTAATCTTAAATCCGCAATGCATGCAGATAGGATAGAGATTGTAGACCTTGCTAATGTGCTAGGGCTACACAGAAACACAATCAGCGGAAAAATAAATGGAAGACAAGATTTTCTTGTTGCCGAAGCGATGGCCATTCACTCGGAATTCTTCTCGAGATATGACTTCCGCTGGCTGTTCAGAAGGAGCTCATAATTATTTGCCCTTCTTGGTCTGAGATAATGCGCTACCTGCAACAGATTTGACCTTCTTGGAGTTGCTATTTTTAAGAAGGTCAGAGGCCTTAGAAGCGACAGCCTTACTGGTTTGTCTTTTGTTAGCCAATCCACATACTCCTTTCTGCTGTATTTACAAGATTCAAAAAATAGGTTGTGTACACAATATCTTGTATGCTGTGCAGTATATCATATACTTTGAGTTGTCGCTTGATTTTATTTGTAAAATAATTGTAAACGGGGGCGCGGGGCTATAAAGAATTAAGAATTTTAGAACGCAAAAGAGTATTTAGAAAGGAGGAAACAATGAAACGTTATCCATATTTAAAAGAGCGGCTTTCACAGCTGGATATTCAAAGAAGAGACCTTGGCAAGCATCTCGAACGGTCTGATGGATACATCACTTCGCGTATGCAGGGTAAAGGAGACTGGACGATTACCGAGATGTACAAAATCATGGAGCTCATTGGGGAGCCAGAAGAATATCTGCATCTCGTTTTCCCGAAAAATAGGAAAACTGCAAAAAGCTATGAAGAGGTATTGGCAAGAAAAGCAAGAGCTGGATCGGGAATGCTCCCGCAAAACATGTGCGTGGTCCTGATGCCGGCAGACGAGCTAAGGCAAGCACAAAGTCAGCAAGGATTACGGTTAGTAAGATAGGCGGCAAGCAAATGCAAGATTACAGAATTTAATAAAAACAAAGGAGGAAACAACATGAAAGTATTAGTCGGAGTAGAGAGCGGGTACAAAATGACGCTGGGGTATGCACAGGCTCTGCGTGAGGCAGGCTGCTATCTGGAAATGGACAGCGATGGCAATATCTGGGTGTACTGCGAGAGAATGCAGCAGGCGCAATAAAAAAGAGCCGCTTGCAGGCGGCTCAAAGGGATACAAGGTATCCGATACTCAACAATTTCAGGATACCACAAAAAAGCAAAGGAGGCAAGCTTTGCATTATATAAGAGCGTTAAGAGAGCAGGCTGGATTGACCCAAGCACAAGTCATAAACGGATACAACGGCAAAATGACAATTCCGCTGTTCAGCATGATAGAGCATGGAATTGTCCCCGCGCCGCCAGAACTGGAAAAATACGCGCTGGACATGATTGCAAGGCAGAGGGTACAAATAGACCTTTCAAGCCATCACAAGGAAAATACAAGGTTTATAAATGCCGAAAAGCACATCCTGCCGCATATTGGGACAGGCAGGGAAAACGCGACGCGAAGGATATTCCTTCGCTCCATGTCCGGGATGAAAGACAGGGTTATGAGAAACGGTATCGCGCTGCTGCGGGAGGAATACCCAATCCTGAACTTTCAGGATGGCCGGGGCTACTACCTAAGCTATGACCCGGCGGAGCTGATGCAATACCGAAATCAGGAGATGCACCGCATCCAGAGCGCGTTCGCGGCACTTCGGGGCATAGACAAAGTATTGGAGGGAAGAAAATGAGCAGAGAAGAGCTTTTAGAACTGCTTGCGCAAATGGAGCAGGAGCGGCTTGAGCTTATCAAGCGGGCAGAGAAAGCGGCCAAGAGAGAGAAGATTTGGTATGAGCTCTGGAGGGAGAAATATGGAGAAACAGGAGATGTGTTTGATAAAGTTTCCGAAATATAAGGGACGGTACAGTGGCCTGCATTTTAGCAAAGGGTGCTGCCAAGCAACACTGCGGATGGTGAAGGAGGAAGAGCGATGACACTTTACGAGCTGTCTCAAAAGTACCTGGATTTTCTAAGCTTCATTGAGAGCGAAGAAGGGGAAATGCTGCCGGATGAGGCTGTTAAAGATACGCTGGAGTCCATTCAGGAAGCGATTGAGGATAAAATGGATAACATCGCCTGCTTGTATAAAAATCTAAGCGCGGAGGCGGAGGCTATCAAGGCCGAGGAAAAGCGGCTGGAGACGAGGCGAAAATCCAAAGAGAACACCTGCAAACGGCTAAAGAATTATCTGTACAGCGCGATGTTGAGCACAGGAAAGAAGAAATTGGAAACACCCAGAAGCGCGCTGAGCTTTCGCACCAGTAGGTCGGTAGAGGTAGAAGATGGATTTCTTGCTTGGGCAAAAGAAACCGGTAGAGAAGATTTGCTGGTTCAGCAAGAACCGAAAGCGAACAAGACGGAGATAGGCGTGCTGCTTAAAACCGGCGAAGTTATCCCGGGCGCGCAGCTGGTCGAGCGGCAGAACTTGCAGATTAAATAGGAGGAGAAAATGAAAATTTATGAAGCGATTCCGGCCATTATGCAAGAACTTGGAGCCATAGAAAAGGGAAAAAGAAATGTTAAGCAGGGGTTTATGTATCGCGGCGTGGATGACGTGATGAACGCGCTAAATCCGTTGCTTGCGAAATACAAAGTGTTTGTCGTGCCAGAAGTGCTGGAACAGACCAGAGAAGAACATAAAACAGCAAAAGGAGGCCTGCTCATTTATTCAATCTGCCGTGTACGGTTTACCTTCTGGGCGAGCGATGGAAGCAACTTACAGACAGTTGTCATCGGGGAGGGAATGGACAGCGGAGACAAGGCGACCAACAAGGCCATGAGTGTGGCATTCAAATACGCCTGTTTCCAGGTGTTTTGTATTCCGACTGAGGAAATGCCGGACCCTGATTCGGATTCACCCAGCCCGACACCCAAAGAGCAACTGCTCTGCCCGAAATGCGGCAAGCCCATGAAAGCGTGCAAGACCAGAGACGGCAACCACCTTTCAGCGGATGTGGTGCTGGAAAAGTACGGCATGTGCGGGGACTGCCTGAGACAGCAGAGCAGGGCAAACGATGAGAGTTCCGATTGAGCGGGAGCAAAGGCCGCCGGGGCCGTATGAAGAGCACCACGTCTTTGGCGGCCCTTGCAGGAAATGGAGCGAAGAATATAACTGCGTGATATATCTGCCGCCCGAGGTGCACCGCGGGATAAACGGGATTCACCGAAACAAAGCATTCCGTCTGCGGGTACAGCAGGAGTTTCAGCGGCGCCTTGAGATGGCTGGATGGACACGCAAAGAGTTCATTGATACGTTCCTGAAAAGCAGGCTATAGGGGGAGAACATGGACGGATACGAGCTGATAGAACAGTTAAGTCAGAAGTCAGCAATGATGGATAAGGCGCTGGAAGCGACAAAGGAAAGAGCAATTTCCAGTGCTAGAACTGAAACAGCATACCGCACAGCCCTTGCAAAAGCGATGCTGATAGAACGGGAAAGGGGAACGCCAGTCACCATCATTTCTGACATTTGCCGAGGGCAGGAGGAAATAGCGGCGCTAAGGCAGGAGAGAGATATTGCTGAGGCGCTGTATAAGGCGGCGCGGGAGGCAATAAACGTATACAAGATTCAGACCAATATCTTGCGGGAGCAAGTTGAAAGGGAATGGGGCAGAGGATGAACTACATCGCAGAGCTGAATGCGTTTCACGATTATTTGCTGTTAAACCAACTGTCCACAAGCGAGATTGCTTTATGGCACGCACTGGTGCACATAAACAATAAGACTATGTGGAAAACCGAGTTTGCAGCGAGCAATCTGATATTGCAGCAGCTGACTGGACTGAGCATATCCGGCATCACTTCCGCGAGGAACAAGCTCAAGCAGCGTGGCATCCTGGAATATGCTCCCGGAAAGGCCAGACAGGCGGGTAAGTATCACCTATTCCATTTTTCAGAAACGGAATACGAACAGGCATGGGCGCAAAGTGAGGATGGGAATGAGCGCGGTATTCGTGCAGGAGTTGATAGCACATTAATATACATAAACAAAAACAGAAACGAAAACAAGAAAGAAAAAATACAAAAAAAGAAAAGCTTCACTCCGCCCACGGTTGAACAGGTAGAGGCATACTGCCTTGAGAGAAAAAACAAAGTGGATGCTCAGAGGTTTGTTGATTACTACACCGCCAATGGGTGGCAGGTTGGGAAAAACAAAATGAAGGACTGGAAAGCGGCAATACGCACCTGGGAGCGCAACACATATTCCAGTAGGATTGATGACAAAAAAGACGCGGCCGTTCTGACGGATGGCAAGTTTAAAGGGATTCTTTACTAGGAGGAGAAAAATGGGTTTTGTAGGTGCATTTGACAGCATCGAAAGGGCATCAGAAAAGCAAATTAAGGCAGAGCAGGGAGACTATATCGTCGATGGGCTGCTTTACTGCGGGAAATGCCATACGCCAAAGCAGGCCAGAGTAGTTATTCTCGGGTTTGAGAGAACGCCGATGTGCCTTTGCAAGTGTGCGGCTGAAAGAAAACAGCGGGAAGCGGAGGAGGAAAAGCGAAGGGAGTTTGAAAGGCGGGTGAAAGAACTGCGCTGGGCAGGCTTCCCGGAATCGCAGATGGAGCAATGGACTTTTGAAAACAGCGACAGCCCGAATAGCCAATATAGCCTGATTGCAAAGCGGTATGTTGCAAATTTCGCACAGATGCGGGCCGACGGCAAAGGATTGCTTCTGTTTGGAGATGTGGGAGTGGGGAAAACCTTTCTGGCCGCGTGTATCGTGAACGCCTTAATCAATCAGGGCGTCCCATGCCTGATGACGAACTTTGCAAGGCTGACAAATACCCTTAGCGGGATGTTTGAGGGAAAGCAGGAATATATCGACAAGCTGAATAGTTTCCCGCTGGTTGTGATAGATGACCTGGGAGCGGAAAGAGATACTGAGTATGTCGGAGAGATTGTGCACAACATCATTGACAGCAGATGCAGGGAAGGATTGCCGCTCATTATTACAACGAATTTGGACGGAAAAGAGCTTGAGAATCCAAAGGATATACGGAAGAGGCGCGTTTACTCACGCTTGTTTGAAATGTGTATTCCGGTCAAATTCGGGGGCGAGGACAGAAGGCAGGCGGGGCTAAAAGAAAACTTCGGCAGGTATGCGGATGTATTGGGGCTGTAACGGGATTTTGAGAAAGCAGGGAAAAGAGCAAGTGGTTACAGGGAAATAGGAGGGTGCCGATAATGGGAAAAGAAAAAAAGCGTACAGAGGTTGAGCTGCTGAGAGGGCTTGAGCAATTATGCCGAACCGTCAAGTATTATAAAACCGACATGCAGTTTGTTGGATTTATACGCAATGAGATGGAAAGTACACTTGACCAACTGACACAATATCGAAAGGAAAAAGAACAAGAAAAACTGGACCGAAGAAAGGGAAAATGAATATGAACAAAGTGTTTATCATTGGCCGGCTGACAAAGGCGCCGGAGCATAAGACAACGCCAAACGGCGTAAACGTGGCGACCATGAGCGTAGCGGTAACACGCCGCATGAACCGGGAGCAGGCTGATTTCTTCAACGTCATCGCATGGCGGGGACTGGCGGACAACTGCGCGAAATATCTGGTGAAAGGACAGCAGGTTGCGGTGGCTGGTGAACTACGCACTCGGTCTTACGAGGCAAACGACGGCTCAAAGCGCTATGTAACGGAAATTCAGGCAGAGGATATTGAGTTTCTGGCTAAGCCCGGAGCAGCAAACGCCAGCGCTGATACCTTCGGAGGGATGCAGGAGGTAGACTATGAAAGCGAAGAAGAGCTGCCCTTCTGAGGCTGTCCACCAAGCTGTCCGGGAGTTTATGCAGGAATATCATCTGAAAACCTTTCCGACGCAGCAGCTGTTGCGGGAATGCGGAAGAGGTGAGCTGTACCGGCAGATAGAGAATATCGGCGGGAGCATAGACTGTGCAAAGCAGATGGGCATACCAATGAGCAAATACCAGGTATGCAGGCGCAAGCGAAGCGGGTCCCTATGCTGGAGCTGTAAACATGCTGTGCCAAATCCGCGCAAAGGAAACGGCTGTGAGTGGAGCATAGACTTCCGCCCGGTACGCGGATGGGAAGCAACTAAAAAAGAGTATCGAGTGCCAAAGTGCAGCGAATTGATGATAAGCTACCACGTTCAGGCCTGCCCCAAATTTGTGGAGGGCTAGGAATGCTGGAATACACAATTCCATATGTGCCGCCCAGCCTGAATCAATTTGCCGGGAGGGAAAACATATGGGAGTATCGGGCACTCAAAAAAACGCTGGGCAGAGCTGGTGGTGATATATTGCAGGCCAAGGCCAAAAGAGCCGATAGCGCGGGCAATACTGACGCTGACCTATCACTTTGCGGACAGACGGCGCAGAGACCCGGACAATTATTCGGGTAAGATGATACTGGACGGGCTGGTGCAGGCGGATATTCTTCTGGATGACAGCTTTGACAACGTCGAGCTGCGGCTTAAAAAGGGCGAGCCGGACAGGAAGAATCAGCGCACAGTCATTTGGATAGAGGAGCAAAAATGAATCTATGCAAGGGATGCAGATATTACAGAAAGCTGGGTAATGTGGACGCACCGCTCAAAGCCTGCCACTACTGCTATGATACGGGAACGCCAAGAGGCTGTCCGCCGGAGGAATGCGATAAAAGGGAGGAGGGCGGCCGGAGGAGAAGCAGGCAAGCACCGATGACGATAGCGCCGCGAGCAAAACAGGAGCAAGGACTGATACAGACGATAAGGCCGGGAAGAGAAGAAAAATGAAATTGGACTATGATGTTGTGTTTCCTAAAGGAAGAACGAAGCAGATGAATATGACACGGAGGATGCTTGAAGATTTTTCAAAAAGCGGGCAAGAAGTAGCAGAAGTGGTTGCCTTCAAAGATTGCTATAAGAATCAGGCCAGCGCATATAGCGGGTATCGGCATGCGCTAGAAAAAATGGATTTGAGAGGGAAAGTTGCAGTAATAACGAGCGGCGGAAGGATATTTCTGGTAAAGCTGACAGGAGGGAAGCAATGAGCAAATTCAAAGTAGGCGACACGGTAATGGTTCGGGATTGGGACGATATGGTGAGGGAGTATGGAGTTACTATCTCGGGAGGTATAAATGTTACATATCCCTTTTTTGACAGCATGCGTGGACTATGCGGTAAGATTGCAGAAGTAGAAAAGGCAGATGATTTTTTTAGTTATGTTAAGTTGTCAATTGATTCTGAGCGGTGGTTTTCAGATGAAACACTTGTCTTAGTGGAGGCAGCAAAAGAGACTCCAGCATCCGAAGAAAAAACGGATGAGGAGCCAAAGGCCTGCCCGCTTTGCGGAGGTAAAGTTGAAGCATACACAGGCAAGCACAGAGTGGAACGAAAAAGCATTTTTGTCGAGAACATAGTCCGCTGTAAGGATTGCGGGTTAATGCTAAAGCGGCAAACAGAGATTAGATGTAAAAACGGTGGTGCAGAAGTCATTCACGATGGATATGCGGAAGTCATAGCGGATTGGAACAGGAGAGCAGGCAATGAGAAGCCGATGTAGCGGCCGGGAGGAGAAAAATGAAAGTATTCACACAAGAAGAGTATGATGCGATAGAGCGAGATGAATTTGGGATTAAGCGGCTGCCGAAGGGGGACTACACACAGATTGTTTTAGATAAGGGATTCCATTTGGTGGCTGATTGGTGCAAGTTCGGCGATTGGTGCAAGTTCGGCGATTGGTGCAAGTTCGGCGATGGGTGCAAGTTCGGCGCTGAGTGCAAGTTCGGCGATGGGTGCGAATTCGGCTCTGTGTGCAGTTTTGGCTCTGTGTGCGGGTTTGGCGACTGGTGTGAGTTCTGCACTGGATGCAAATTCTGCACTGGATGCGGGTTCGGAAACTGGTGCAAGTTCGGCGATGCGTGCAATTTTGGCGCTCTGTGCGAGTTCGGCGACTGGTGTGAGTTTGACACTGTGTGCAAGTTCGGCGATGGGTGTGAGTTTGGATACGGGTGCGAGCTGGACGATTTGTGCAAGATTGGCGCTGGTTGTAAGCTGGGCAGGAGATGCAAGTTTGAAGAGTCTTTTGTTCACGGCAAGAACACCTCATTTGAGGGTGGAGCAGTAAAAAACGGCACATTCCTGAAAGTTAGCCGCATTGAAAGCGAGATGCAAGACGCATATTTTTTCATTGATGAAAACGACAAGTTCTTTGTTCGAATCGGGTGTTGTTCCAGCGACATGGATAGTTTCACTGAGTACACGCATCATGTATACAAAGGAGCGTGGTATGAGCGTCAGTATCTGGCCGCTTGTGAGTATGCCAAGGCTGTGTTGCCAGAGATGCTTGAGGAGGTAATCAATGGCTAAAGAGTATATAGAGCGTGGAAAATTAAAAGATGAACTTATAGACCTTACACCATATGCAATGTGCAATGCCCAGATAAATAGCGATATTGATATGTATACTGTAATGGGCATAATTGACGAACAAACAGTATCTGATGTGGTGGAAGTGGTGAGATGCAAAGATTGTAGTAGCTATAAACAAGATAGTCCAGGACTTGGTTGGTGTCCTGTAGTTGAGTTTGTGCGCCTAGATAACGATTTTTGCAGCTATGGAGAGAGGAGAGATAGCAATGAGGCTGATTGATGCAGATGAAGTGTGGAGTTTGATAAAGGACTATGGACATAAGGCTATTGATGATGGCCAATTTATCCTGCGTGTGGTGGATGTAATTGTAGATATTTTGCGGATTATTGATAGTGTGTCCACAGTAGATTCAGAAGCGGAAATAAGAGTGCAGTTAAAGGAGGTACAGTAAAAAGCGGCCTTGACCCGAAGCCTCAGCCGCCTTTCCCATCTATTCTATAAAATATTATATCACGCAGGGAGAC from the Christensenellaceae bacterium 44-20 genome contains:
- a CDS encoding ERF family protein is translated as MKIYEAIPAIMQELGAIEKGKRNVKQGFMYRGVDDVMNALNPLLAKYKVFVVPEVLEQTREEHKTAKGGLLIYSICRVRFTFWASDGSNLQTVVIGEGMDSGDKATNKAMSVAFKYACFQVFCIPTEEMPDPDSDSPSPTPKEQLLCPKCGKPMKACKTRDGNHLSADVVLEKYGMCGDCLRQQSRANDESSD
- a CDS encoding helix-turn-helix transcriptional regulator; the protein is MAKFMGKIGERIRTLRTMNNITQKQLSEILGISVVSLQRFEYGSARPSLDTLLILADYFNVSLDYLVGRSDNPTRH
- a CDS encoding siphovirus Gp157 family protein; the encoded protein is MTLYELSQKYLDFLSFIESEEGEMLPDEAVKDTLESIQEAIEDKMDNIACLYKNLSAEAEAIKAEEKRLETRRKSKENTCKRLKNYLYSAMLSTGKKKLETPRSALSFRTSRSVEVEDGFLAWAKETGREDLLVQQEPKANKTEIGVLLKTGEVIPGAQLVERQNLQIK
- a CDS encoding ATP-binding protein, which codes for MGFVGAFDSIERASEKQIKAEQGDYIVDGLLYCGKCHTPKQARVVILGFERTPMCLCKCAAERKQREAEEEKRREFERRVKELRWAGFPESQMEQWTFENSDSPNSQYSLIAKRYVANFAQMRADGKGLLLFGDVGVGKTFLAACIVNALINQGVPCLMTNFARLTNTLSGMFEGKQEYIDKLNSFPLVVIDDLGAERDTEYVGEIVHNIIDSRCREGLPLIITTNLDGKELENPKDIRKRRVYSRLFEMCIPVKFGGEDRRQAGLKENFGRYADVLGL
- a CDS encoding helix-turn-helix transcriptional regulator, which gives rise to MHNTKLKVKRQKTGLTQVEVAKQANITETSYQRIEYGTQRPSLKTAMLIAKVLNSTVEELF
- a CDS encoding single-stranded DNA-binding protein, giving the protein MNKVFIIGRLTKAPEHKTTPNGVNVATMSVAVTRRMNREQADFFNVIAWRGLADNCAKYLVKGQQVAVAGELRTRSYEANDGSKRYVTEIQAEDIEFLAKPGAANASADTFGGMQEVDYESEEELPF